A single region of the Triticum dicoccoides isolate Atlit2015 ecotype Zavitan chromosome 2B, WEW_v2.0, whole genome shotgun sequence genome encodes:
- the LOC119366351 gene encoding anamorsin homolog isoform X2, translating into MASTAAAALAVTDELALPLRAVGDLAAAAGVSREEVVVITQCASLGGKLPFDDVSVGAVLSVIKNVESFGDKLVAEISRVLKAGGIVLVQSFTPSTDQKPNNYIERQLLMGGFVEVQASATNSQDSVQSVTIKAKKPSWSMGSSFPLKKAVKALPKIEIDDDDELIDEDSLLTEEDLKKPQLPVGDCEVGATKKACKNCSCGRAEAEQKVEKLGLTAEQIDNPVSACGSCGLGDAFRCSTCPYRGLAPFKLGEKVTLSDNFLSADI; encoded by the exons ATGGCGTCCACGGCTGCGGCGGCGCTCGCGGTGACGGACGAGCTGGCCCTGCCGCTCCGCGCGGTGGGGGACCTGGCGGCGGCCGCCGGGGTCTCGCGGGAGGAGGTCGTCGTCATCACGCAGTGCGCCTCGCTCG GTGGGAAGTTGCCTTTTGATGACGTGTCCGTGGGTGCTGTTCTGTCTGTTATAAAGAATGTTGAGAGCTTTGGAGATAAGTTGGTTGCTGAAATTAGCCGAGTGCTGAAAGCTGGTGGAATTGTGCTGGTACAGAGCTTCACACCCTCCACTGACCAGAAG CCAAACAATTATATCGAGCGCCAGCTACTCATGGGTGGTTTTGTTGAAGTGCAAGCTTCTGCTACAAACTCGCAAGATAGCGTGCAATCTGTTACT ATCAAGGCAAAGAAGCCTTCTTGGAGTATGGGTTCTTCCTTTCCCCTGaagaaagcagtaaaggctcttccaaagattgaaattgacgatgatgatgaactgattgaTGAAGACAGCCTCTTGACTGAGGAGGACTTGAAGAAACCACAGCTTCCAGTTG GAGATTGTGAGGTGGGAGCCACAAAGAAGGCGTGCAAGAACTGCAGTTGTGGCAGGGCCGAGGCTGAGCAGAAGGTGGAGAAGCTGGGACTCACTGCAGAACAGATTGATAACCCTGTCTCAGCTTGTGGCAGT TGTGGGTTGGGCGACGCGTTCCGATGCAGCACCTGCCCATACAGAGGCCTGGCGCCGTTCAAGTTGGGCGAGAAG GTTACCTTGTCTGACAACTTCCTCTCGGCCGACATATGA
- the LOC119366351 gene encoding anamorsin homolog isoform X1, whose amino-acid sequence MASTAAAALAVTDELALPLRAVGDLAAAAGVSREEVVVITQCASLGGKLPFDDVSVGAVLSVIKNVESFGDKLVAEISRVLKAGGIVLVQSFTPSTDQKPNNYIERQLLMGGFVEVQASATNSQDSVQSVTIKAKKPSWSMGSSFPLKKAVKALPKIEIDDDDELIDEDSLLTEEDLKKPQLPVVGDCEVGATKKACKNCSCGRAEAEQKVEKLGLTAEQIDNPVSACGSCGLGDAFRCSTCPYRGLAPFKLGEKVTLSDNFLSADI is encoded by the exons ATGGCGTCCACGGCTGCGGCGGCGCTCGCGGTGACGGACGAGCTGGCCCTGCCGCTCCGCGCGGTGGGGGACCTGGCGGCGGCCGCCGGGGTCTCGCGGGAGGAGGTCGTCGTCATCACGCAGTGCGCCTCGCTCG GTGGGAAGTTGCCTTTTGATGACGTGTCCGTGGGTGCTGTTCTGTCTGTTATAAAGAATGTTGAGAGCTTTGGAGATAAGTTGGTTGCTGAAATTAGCCGAGTGCTGAAAGCTGGTGGAATTGTGCTGGTACAGAGCTTCACACCCTCCACTGACCAGAAG CCAAACAATTATATCGAGCGCCAGCTACTCATGGGTGGTTTTGTTGAAGTGCAAGCTTCTGCTACAAACTCGCAAGATAGCGTGCAATCTGTTACT ATCAAGGCAAAGAAGCCTTCTTGGAGTATGGGTTCTTCCTTTCCCCTGaagaaagcagtaaaggctcttccaaagattgaaattgacgatgatgatgaactgattgaTGAAGACAGCCTCTTGACTGAGGAGGACTTGAAGAAACCACAGCTTCCAGTTG TAGGAGATTGTGAGGTGGGAGCCACAAAGAAGGCGTGCAAGAACTGCAGTTGTGGCAGGGCCGAGGCTGAGCAGAAGGTGGAGAAGCTGGGACTCACTGCAGAACAGATTGATAACCCTGTCTCAGCTTGTGGCAGT TGTGGGTTGGGCGACGCGTTCCGATGCAGCACCTGCCCATACAGAGGCCTGGCGCCGTTCAAGTTGGGCGAGAAG GTTACCTTGTCTGACAACTTCCTCTCGGCCGACATATGA